A segment of the Anopheles cruzii chromosome 2, idAnoCruzAS_RS32_06, whole genome shotgun sequence genome:
ACCCCACCGTCCAATCCGAAGCTAGCGGCCTATGTCGATCCAAATCAAGCAGCGAacatcggccagcagcaagCCGCCCTAGAATGTCCCCGCGGTGTGGTTGGCTTGCGACCACATCCGACCGACTGCCGAAAGTTTCTGCAATGCAACGATGGCGCACGTTTCGTGCAGGACTGTGCTCCCGGAACGGCATTCAATCCTCTGATGCTGATTTGTGATTACATCCACAACGTCGACTGCGATAAGCGCGATAATATCGTCATCGATTACAACCAACGCCCTTTGGTGTCGGTACCGCTGGCACCGTATCCTACTCCGGCGCGCAATCGTCCTCCGCAGCAAGTACCCGCCGCTTCGAACGTGGCGCCCGCCGTCAGTCGTCCGCAAGTGGTGAATCCTGTAGCGCCACAGGAAGCCATTCACCCGGATGTGGAAGAAATTGACGTTCCGACGGCACCTAGCCCGTCGGTTGACGAACAAGATGCAGATTACGGGTTCGACTTTGATCTACGGTCTAACTTCGATGACTCGGAAGAGGATCACCGCCAGCCGAAAGCTTCGCGCACCGACACGCAAACGGCACCGAAACAACCCGATCCAGTGTATCCGGTATACGTACGTCCTCCCACTAAAATCCCTCATGCACTACACCGGCAACCGCCGTTAGCTAGCAGCACTACGCCTCGGACTGGTTCTGCGCAGGCCGCGGTAGGCAGCGAGAACATTAACATCCAGCAACACCTCGAAGCGCTGAAGCTAATGTTGACCCCGTATCAGAAGGAACATCAGCAGAAGGTGGCACTAAACGTGACCAAACTGAgcacgatgatgacgaccacgacgacggaagcCCCACCGGTCGTGCAGGTTGTGGGGCTCCCGGTTACCGACCAAACGCCGCCCAAGAACCAATCCCCTTCTGCCAATTACTTTGCCgtaccaccgacaccgagtgAAGTGAACGATCTTTTGTATGGTTCTTCGCAAACTGTCCCACTGGCAGCGtggccgctgccaccaccgtacATCACTGACCAGCCCACTACGCCGGAATCGGTTGTCTCTCCGATCCAACGTCGACCTACTTCCAGCACGACAATGAAGCCACAACCGACGATCCGCAGTAGGTTTGGGGACAACCGTCCAAATCCGTGGCGGCCCATGATTATGCCACACGCAACCACGAcaaccaccacgacgacgacaacgccACGCGATCCTTGCTACGGAAAGTTTGACTGTGGCAACGGGATCTGCGTCGAGGAAGCTGAGGTTTGCGATGGACGCGATACGTGCGGTAACCGGGCCGACGAGACGGTGTGCGATCACATTGGCTATGAGCTGAAATTATCCAAAAAGATGCAGGGAAGCGTCGAGGTGCGCGTCTACGATCGTTGGGGTTATGTCTGTGACGACAGTTTCGACATCTCGGCGGCCAATGTCGTGTGCCGCGAGATGGGTTACGCCGGTGGTGCCATCGAGGTAAAACCCCATTCGTACTTTCCACCGAATGCCACCTATGGCGGTGAACCCTTCTTCATGATGGACGGTGTCCGTTGCCAGGGCAACGAAAGCAGTCTGCGGGAGTGCGAGTTCGCCGGATGGGGCATTAGCAACTGCAATGCGGAAGAAGTGGTCGGTGTTGTGTGCCGGACGCCGGTGATGGCCTGCCCGGCGGACTACTGGTTGTGCAAAACATCGGAGGAATGCATTCCGGTGGGCTTCCAGTGCGACAATGTAAACGATTGTGCCGATGGTTCCGATGAGGCACCGGAATACTGCAAAGCTCCACTGAAGATGCGGCTGATGGGAGGGCCAAACGATCGAGAGGGTCGCgttgaaattaattaccaCGGAACGTGGGGAACGGTttgtgatgatgattttgGGGTGCACGAGGCACGCGTCATCTGCCGGCAGCTTGGGTTCAACGGAACGGCTGAGGTGCGCAAAAGCGTGTACCCACCGGGAATTGGTCAAATCTGGCTAGATCAGGTGGcttgcaacggaacggaaaaatcgatcgatgacTGTGTTCACTTTGAGTGGGGCGGGCACAACTGTGACCACACGGAGGATGTTGGTGtccggtgtggtgtgtacGTTCCGACGAAGGCCCGTTCGGCTCGACTGCGCAACACGCGACCCAATCCGCGGTTCGATTTTGAGGAACGATCGCGCAAAATCCATCCCGATGCCTGCGGCCAGGTGATGGTTGATCCGGCGTTACGAAAACCAACGTACGGTGAACGAGTGGTCCATGGTTCGCAGACGGTTTACGGGCATCATCCGTGGCAAGCTTCGCTACGTGTGAAAACATTTCACTGGTGCGGAGCGGTCCTGATCACTCGGTATCACGTCCTAACGGCGGCTCACTGTCTCGCCTGGTACTCGAAGAACGCGTACCGTGTGCGGATCGGAGACTACCACACGGCGGCTCACGATTCGGCCGAAAAAGACATCTTCATCGAGAATACGTACATACACGAGGAGTTCCGCAACGGCGGACACCACATGAGCAACGACATTGCGGTCGTTGTGTTGAAAACACCCGTTAGGTTCAACGAATACGTGCAACCGATCTGCTTGCCACCGCAGGATGCGCCTTATCAACCGGGCCTGAACTGTACCATCTCCGGTTGGGGTGCTACCGTGGCCGGATCGAAAGGTAAcgcattgttgttgtttggtagCCTTTGGATGTTCGCTCAAGAGATTTCTGTTTCGCCGCTGTTCCAGATTCATCGTATGATTTGCGCGCTGGCACAGTGCCCTTGCTTCCGCATGAGGTTTGCCGCCGGCCAGAAGTGTACGGTGATGCGCTGATCGATGGAATGTTCTGCGCCGGCACGCTCGAGTCCGGTGTAGACGCGTGCGACGGTGACTCTGGTGGACCGCTGGTGTGTCCGAACGACAATGGTAAGTTGAGCCCCCTGTTACTTAAAACGGTCTCTGGCAACGGTTTTTGGCTCATTTGCAGGACTCTACACACTGACCGGTATCGTGTCGTGGGGCAAACACTGCGGCTTCGCGAACAAACCGGGCGTGTACCTGAATGTGGCCTTTTACCGCGACTGGATCGAGGAGAAGCTCAAACAGTCGCTCCACCAGCATGGAGTTTAGGAAAACCGGAGACCGGAAGCGTAGCGACGGATAGCTACCAAAGACCAGCCTTTGCGGTTCCTTTGTACTCTGTACCTTAAATGTTTGACGTGGCATTTTACTCCCAACATGTCTCTTATTTTTGTAGTAAGGCCTAGAATAAAGCAGTAGTGAAGAACTCTTAAGCGGTTCTGTGGGTTTAtttacaataaaatgaaaccaaaGTAAACGGTGGCCTTACGACTATATAATTCAACCTACGATCACGCTTTCGTGCTGGAACTGGCACCGGAGGAACCTATCCCAAGACGACCGAGCTTTGCAGCGAGTGTTTGGCGAACATGTTGGTAAGGATGCGACAGTTCCGATGGCACGATCGGTATTCCGACTGCACGTCGAAAGCGTGGTGAAAGTAGCAACAGATTTTGGCCCAATCCATAAGCACTCGAGGTGACCCAATAAAGACAGAGGCACTGAAAGATGACAGTAAAATCAGTCGAGTTACATTGGGACAGGTAGGTGGGTCATGGTTGTTTTGTATACCGAAGGAACGGTGGCTGCGATCGGTACCATGACGACGCTCAGTACGCGGAACAAGTTCGTAAAAACCGTCTGTAGCTTCGAAGGTGCCTTCGTTCGCGAAGCCAATTGTATCTGAAATAGAAATTTtgagtttttgtttctaaTGGGCCAATACATATTCTATTCTGTCCGCCGGTGCGAACCTCTCACCTCGATGATGGCCAGGTTGATGATCCCGAGCGTGACCGGGAATATTAACGAATGATCCACATCCGTTAAGTTCGGTATCCATCCAAAGCCACCCATCGTTAGCTCGGTGTAGGCGATCTGTGCCCCGATGGCGGTGGGATCCGGCATCATCGAGACGAGATTACGAATTGCGACCGATTGTACGATCCACAGTGGAATTTGCCCCCAGAGCAGGATCATCGTTTTCGCCGGGTGGCAGTTCTCCCGTACGATCAgtttgttccattgttttttcaGCTGAAACGGACAAGTTAGTTATTCACAACATGTTCACCGAGTCACACCGTGTACATTTACCGAGCGATTGTACGTGATGCGTGCTTCCTTCTCGGACCAGTTGAATTTCTTGATTGCGTACGCCGTCTCGAGCTTGAGTTCCTTGACCAGTTCAGGCATTTCTAGAGAAATTTTCTCCAAACGGGAGAAAATTTTGTTCTGATAGATCGCCAGCGGTAGGGTGACGATCGTGCGAAGACCCACGGTTGCGATCATGATTGTGGCCCACCAGGGCAGGCCACTAAAATCGTGCACATCCACCAGTCCCTGCTGTACGTAGGCAACCGGAGTACTTTGGGAAAGCGATTGCCAAAAACTAGCAACCGTGGCTTGGTAGGAAAAGTGTCGCGCGGCACACTCTGGCGCGGGCTTAATGTGCCAACGGAGGGTTGTGGCCAGCAGCGGACATTGTCGCTGCATTGTGCCGACGAACACGGTCGCGGTTCGAATGCTCTTCAAACAGTAATTCATACTTACAAACTAGAGGGGAATGAAGGATTTGTTTTGGATGGACCAAGTTAGAACTGATCGGCCTGCAGTCGGCGAGCGTACCGTCCCAGGCACGCCAGAATGCCGATGATCCCTAGCAAAATGGCAATAACCAGTGCGCTGGCATCGCCAAAGTCCAACCCGTTCGCCGCAACGCGCTTCACACTCAGCGCAAGTATGGCCAACAGAAGGTACACAAACTGAGAGAACATTGTTGTTTTATATTCCGGCCCCACGGAGGAAACACGCACCGTGCGCAACTGAATCGGAACTTACGAGACTCACTCCGGCTTAGATGGTTGCtttgataaacaaaattgACGTTTCTGAGGACCAGAAAGGACTTTTCATTGTACAGCATACAGAGTAAAACTTGTTTCTAATGcaaacgtttcttttcggCAAACGAGCATTCCGTGTTATTAGACTATAGATAAATGGAGAGAAATTTTAATGGATACAGTGTTCCGCCGATAGAGAAGGTTGCCGATTGCACAACAAACTCCGAGCGCCCCGGTGAAAATGGTGCTACCATAATACTAGACACTCATTTACCGAACCATCTGAGCGCACAGCTGTCAAACTTCGCTGGCGTTGCTATTGTTTGGAGCTGTTGCTCTTCGTTTCCACTCCACACCACCCCTCTAAATCCGTCCGCACAGTGGTTGAGGAGCGTTTTGTGTCACTTTTTCGAGGCGTAACGAATTGTTTCCTCTGCGAAAGTGTCCACGCTCGACCTTTGCACAAATTGGTGTTTGCACTCGGAACAAAGGACATCTTATTGAGTGCAGCCAacgtttccgtttcattgttcgaaatggcgaaaaaggCGTTCCAGCACCAAGCGGGCACGGCCATGGAGTGTTTGAGCGTAAGTTTTGTGTGGCAATCCGAAACGCCCCGCGGcgaccgtcatcgtcgtgcgGGATCGCTTGATGAGTAATGTGTCCTTCACCTCTACTGACACCGGGGAAGCGGAAAGATGATTCCGATTGACCTTCCCTCTACGGACTCCGCGACGGAACGCACCAACGGATCCACGATCTAATCTGAGTGTTCACGCTTCCAGATTCCAATCACGTTAACCAAGGAAAAAGATATCGACGAAGAAGGGCGAGAGGTGCTCAAGTGTGGCTTCAAGATTGGCGGTGGGATCGATCAGGACTTTCGGAAGAGCCCCCAGGGTTACACCGACTACGTGAGTAAGCGCGGTTGTCCACCGTCGCGTCCATCCGCGATAAATAACTTCATTTTTACCGCACATATAAAAACAGGGAATTTACGTGACGGAAGTCCACGAAGGCAGTCCCGCGGCCAATTCCGGGCTGCGAATGCACGATAAAATATTACAGTGCAACGGGTACGATTTCACGATGGTCACCCACAAGAAAGCGGTCAGTTACATACGGAAGAATCCCATCCTCAACCTGCTGGTGGCACGGAAAGGCGTCACCTCAACCTAGGAAGCTTCACATTCCACGAAGCGACGACCGACACCAACCGAGGAGAGCGAAATCAACAGTTCGTACACTCGCGCGTCATCCCTCATTATGCACGGCATGGGGAGGGCGCACAACATTCCCAATCGAACACCCGGCACTCCCCGAAAATGCTCCGTGAATCGATGTTTATTGCATTAGTTGTTAAGTTACAGTTTCGACACAGAGATAAAAGGAGTCGAATGACGCGAGTAGGCGCGGTTCCAGAGACAGCACATGACTCAGGAAGGATAGGGACGGAACCTTTTGGGGCGAACGAGGGGAATTTTTATTGCATATTTCTATTGATTATTTGTAAGCATTGTTCTAGGATAAAAATCATCGTTAGTTAGTGAACCACCTTCGCCGGGGCGGGTGGACAGCACACACGCTGGACAGTAGACAGTTTTGCATTCGAAAAGATCCGTTTTTTCATGAGATTTTAGAACATTTTAGTGTCAGTGataggaaaatgaaaactcgCGAAAATTCCACCACATTTAATCCACACTGAGATCAGCACATGACATGAGGGTGGGTAGAGGCCGGACCGTGATCGCTTCCggggtgtgttttttgtttgcgtagATTTATATACACTGTATCCCAATAGTGGTCCGTCATCTATTAGCTATTACAAATTTATGCCAAAGTAAGATTGAACTACGTAAAGTGCAGAGACGGTACCTTTTGGTGGTGGGATGTTTATTTACGAAAGAAACGTTCGGATTGTAAGCGCAATTCGGAAGACAGTTGGACGCTTATTCGTTAAGTTTTATTTTGGAGCTCAATTTATTCATCGAAGTCAATGGCCGAAACTTTATGCGCGATAGAATTGTGGTATAGTATTTGACGCTGTATTCAATATAATGGCCATGAACGCTCGTACGCCATatttgaaacgaaaactcAAACTATCTTTTTAGAGGAGTACAGTTGCTCAGGGAGTGTTTCTATTggacatcgaaaaaaaaaactcaatccATGTTCACGATCGTCAATTGGGATCGTTTTTGAACCTCCGTTAGGTTTCGTTTGGTGTTGAGCTGTTCCCAGTGAGCCTTGTTGCGTCGTTGCTGGTTTCTGACacaattatttttcaattataAACCTTCGTTCGTCATACTGAGAAGGTGTTACACTACAATGGAGCTAAACACAGCTTCGTGagttgttcgttttttttgtgtgtgagaTAGAAGTTCAACAGATCTTACAGATCTGCTTGACGAGAATTATTTCGTTTGGGAACTGCAATGATCGATTTGGCCGCCTACTTGGCTGTTACTCAAATCGACAAGCTGGTGTGTACTTTTGCAACTTTATTTTGCTCTTACATTTTCCATAGCACACTACATAGTGCTATTTGTTGCGTTCTGAAGTTTTAACAATAACATTCTAAATTCGTtagaatttattgttattgatAGGCGTTTCTTGGATTCGAGTATGAATTTCTTTGCCGGATGGGTCTTCAATATTTATTACCTCATCCGCTTAAGATCGCCATTTGTTTGCGACAATTTTCGTGTTGTTGCTACAGTTTGTTCTGTTCCTTTTTGAACCTTTGCTGGAATTGGATATTTTCGAGCAGCTGTTTGTTCTTGTTTCCCACTTTCGCTTCGAGCGCCTACCACTGCCATTTTTTGGGCTGCTTCTAGTTACTTGATAGCTGAAACAGATCATCCGACCACTTGAAGggatgataataataatgttgcGTCGATCCGCGAAAACTTCTTTTGTACAGCAAATGCGTAGCCAGTCACCTACTCTTGCGTGTCTCTATCGCCAGGTTTTCTTCAAAAGAACgtttcttttgaaaaaaaaatacatgaGAAAATTCTACAAAACATGTACAGCAATGTTCGATGGCTTCGCTCCTTTTACTACAACTCGCTTTTCTTTGTCTGTTTGCAGTTTCATCTTAATTTCAACCGCATTCCGGCATTCTTTCGTACATTAAGTTCTAcaattcgttcgtttgttatGTTCGTCATGTTTGAATTACTTCGCTCATCGCGCTCCTTGGTTTATCACAGATGTTATGGATTTCAATCGTTACCCTTCAAGAATTGCGTTTCTTGCATTCCTGATAAATAGTGCGTTACCTTCGTAATGATGTTTACCATAAATTACTGATATTTCTAGCAACTTGTTCGTCAGCGCTTTGTTCGCTTTTCGTCCGAGACATTATCACAACCGTCTTCCCTTTGTCCATGGGCGCTTTCTTCTTTCCTCAAAATATGCATGATTTGTGCTATTTTATAGTTTAGTTTACTGTcgtactgttgttgttgttgtttggtttaaaaacaaatcaaatgcCTCACACACTGTATTCAACCGCAGGCTGTTTCGTTAAATCGCTCTATATTCATTCAGTTGAACACTGTTCTTCAACTCTTCGGTGTTTTTCTCGGTGTACTTTACAACATTGTTTCGCcatctcgttcgttcgtcgatGACTCTTTAAGTTGTTTGCTAGAAACGATTTGtaagttgttttgttgcttgcATCTTTGCATTATTGGaatgtttttggtttgctgaGAAGATCAGTGTTTGCTCCAAATAAAAGATTACTTTTCCGCTGCGAATGTTATTGTCAACCCTGGACCTTATTTGAATAACGGAGGGCTAGGTTTTGTTCTTCGTTTATGGTCTTTTGTAACGTCATATGACGGCTAGTTCGTtgttggttcggtttgtttagCTTGGCTgtcatatttttgtttgccttggGACGATGTTTCCATGCAGTTTACTGCACTTGAACCAATAGCCACTTTTTCTATTCAATTGTTCTGCACTTCACAGCACGCAATCCGTAAGTAGCTTACGTGT
Coding sequences within it:
- the LOC128267271 gene encoding tax1-binding protein 3 homolog; translated protein: MAKKAFQHQAGTAMECLSIPITLTKEKDIDEEGREVLKCGFKIGGGIDQDFRKSPQGYTDYGIYVTEVHEGSPAANSGLRMHDKILQCNGYDFTMVTHKKAVSYIRKNPILNLLVARKGVTST
- the LOC128267254 gene encoding cytochrome c oxidase assembly protein COX18, mitochondrial, with protein sequence MNYCLKSIRTATVFVGTMQRQCPLLATTLRWHIKPAPECAARHFSYQATVASFWQSLSQSTPVAYVQQGLVDVHDFSGLPWWATIMIATVGLRTIVTLPLAIYQNKIFSRLEKISLEMPELVKELKLETAYAIKKFNWSEKEARITYNRSLKKQWNKLIVRENCHPAKTMILLWGQIPLWIVQSVAIRNLVSMMPDPTAIGAQIAYTELTMGGFGWIPNLTDVDHSLIFPVTLGIINLAIIEIQLASRTKAPSKLQTVFTNLFRVLSVVMVPIAATVPSCLCLYWVTSSAYGLGQNLLLLSPRFRRAVGIPIVPSELSHPYQHVRQTLAAKLGRLGIGSSGASSSTKA
- the LOC128267239 gene encoding uncharacterized protein LOC128267239, coding for MRQRICQRPRTVVIVVIVLLGACSTMVQSIYDPRASPNRAQFLVMPEMHGAYSQVHHHKAHDPVPLYVPASHYQYAQPQTQPQSLLQPSQIQHGPSAPLYQPGVPLAAFPTYAQGSQPYQASPVATGPVAPRANFAEDGPEKRLIGETTVRKPVHSLLKDFNGRECPADLTGHFVYVMDCRQFLNCWKGRGTIQNCAPGTLFNPDTRQCDHPSKVNCLPVPSLNSIGEQDRQHPARTPPSNPKLAAYVDPNQAANIGQQQAALECPRGVVGLRPHPTDCRKFLQCNDGARFVQDCAPGTAFNPLMLICDYIHNVDCDKRDNIVIDYNQRPLVSVPLAPYPTPARNRPPQQVPAASNVAPAVSRPQVVNPVAPQEAIHPDVEEIDVPTAPSPSVDEQDADYGFDFDLRSNFDDSEEDHRQPKASRTDTQTAPKQPDPVYPVYVRPPTKIPHALHRQPPLASSTTPRTGSAQAAVGSENINIQQHLEALKLMLTPYQKEHQQKVALNVTKLSTMMTTTTTEAPPVVQVVGLPVTDQTPPKNQSPSANYFAVPPTPSEVNDLLYGSSQTVPLAAWPLPPPYITDQPTTPESVVSPIQRRPTSSTTMKPQPTIRSRFGDNRPNPWRPMIMPHATTTTTTTTTTPRDPCYGKFDCGNGICVEEAEVCDGRDTCGNRADETVCDHIGYELKLSKKMQGSVEVRVYDRWGYVCDDSFDISAANVVCREMGYAGGAIEVKPHSYFPPNATYGGEPFFMMDGVRCQGNESSLRECEFAGWGISNCNAEEVVGVVCRTPVMACPADYWLCKTSEECIPVGFQCDNVNDCADGSDEAPEYCKAPLKMRLMGGPNDREGRVEINYHGTWGTVCDDDFGVHEARVICRQLGFNGTAEVRKSVYPPGIGQIWLDQVACNGTEKSIDDCVHFEWGGHNCDHTEDVGVRCGVYVPTKARSARLRNTRPNPRFDFEERSRKIHPDACGQVMVDPALRKPTYGERVVHGSQTVYGHHPWQASLRVKTFHWCGAVLITRYHVLTAAHCLAWYSKNAYRVRIGDYHTAAHDSAEKDIFIENTYIHEEFRNGGHHMSNDIAVVVLKTPVRFNEYVQPICLPPQDAPYQPGLNCTISGWGATVAGSKDSSYDLRAGTVPLLPHEVCRRPEVYGDALIDGMFCAGTLESGVDACDGDSGGPLVCPNDNGLYTLTGIVSWGKHCGFANKPGVYLNVAFYRDWIEEKLKQSLHQHGV